The Planococcus donghaensis genome contains a region encoding:
- a CDS encoding YisL family protein: MSILTDTTHLHITTWVVSVILFLVAAFMQRDSKGRKIVHMVLRLFYVLIIITGLTLFIEWSSADPMLYGIKFLLGVLTIGMMEMVLVRSKKQKSVTMFWALFAVFLFATMFIGFMLPVGMDFF, encoded by the coding sequence TTGAGTATTTTAACAGACACTACACATTTACACATTACGACATGGGTTGTTTCTGTCATTTTGTTCTTAGTTGCAGCATTTATGCAACGCGATAGCAAAGGACGGAAGATTGTGCATATGGTATTAAGATTGTTCTATGTCTTAATCATCATTACGGGCTTAACATTATTTATCGAATGGTCTTCTGCTGACCCTATGCTTTATGGCATTAAGTTCTTATTAGGCGTATTGACTATTGGAATGATGGAGATGGTCTTAGTTCGTTCGAAAAAACAAAAATCGGTTACGATGTTCTGGGCATTGTTTGCAGTTTTCTTATTTGCAACAATGTTTATCGGATTCATGTTACCGGTGGGGATGGATTTCTTTTAA
- a CDS encoding fumarylacetoacetate hydrolase family protein, with amino-acid sequence MKLLSFRYEGKEGFGPKVKKEEAVWDLVAIQQQLEVLPAFPTQLIEGIPQGMEFVEQIRKLTEAAVQSDRSEEFKHSFAEIEWLAPISKTPKNIIAIGKNYADHAKEMGGEAPTDLVVFTKASTSISADGETVSVHSDVTDSYDYEGELAVVIGKAGHKIPKQMAYDYVFGYTIANDLTARDLQAKHQQYFLGKSLAGSCPVGPYIVTKDEIPQSQNLSIVTKVNDEIRQNGNTENMIRRVDELIAEVSKYVALEPGDILLTGTPAGVGKGFTPPKFLKAGDTVKVSIESIGTLVTHLS; translated from the coding sequence ATGAAGCTGTTATCATTTCGCTACGAAGGAAAAGAAGGATTCGGACCAAAAGTTAAAAAGGAAGAAGCTGTTTGGGATTTAGTTGCGATTCAACAGCAATTAGAGGTCTTGCCAGCGTTCCCTACACAATTAATAGAAGGAATTCCACAAGGAATGGAGTTTGTCGAACAAATTCGTAAATTGACGGAAGCCGCTGTCCAATCTGACCGCTCTGAAGAATTCAAACACTCATTTGCAGAAATTGAATGGTTAGCTCCAATTTCAAAAACACCAAAAAATATTATTGCAATTGGCAAAAATTACGCAGATCATGCGAAAGAAATGGGCGGCGAAGCACCTACCGATTTAGTGGTTTTCACAAAAGCTTCTACTAGCATCTCCGCAGATGGTGAAACGGTTTCTGTTCATAGCGATGTGACCGACTCGTATGACTACGAAGGTGAATTGGCTGTTGTCATCGGAAAAGCGGGTCATAAAATACCAAAACAAATGGCTTATGATTATGTGTTTGGTTATACGATTGCCAATGATTTGACGGCGCGCGATTTACAGGCAAAGCATCAGCAATATTTCCTTGGAAAAAGCTTGGCTGGTTCATGCCCAGTAGGTCCATACATTGTCACAAAAGACGAAATTCCACAATCACAAAATTTGTCTATAGTCACAAAAGTAAATGATGAAATCCGTCAAAATGGCAATACCGAAAACATGATTCGTCGCGTCGATGAACTGATTGCAGAAGTATCAAAATATGTAGCATTAGAACCAGGCGATATTTTGCTTACGGGTACACCTGCTGGAGTCGGCAAAGGTTTCACTCCGCCGAAGTTTTTAAAAGCAGGCGATACAGTAAAAGTATCGATTGAGTCAATCGGCACGCTCGTCACACATTTGTCATAG
- a CDS encoding DUF418 domain-containing protein has protein sequence MNLQPVSTNERIKAIDLMRGFSLLGILLINMLAFHSPLSYIDPYKWFNGSVNEEIYLVIDIFIQASFYPLFAMLFGYGLAMQYMRAEAIGRPFMPLAFKRLTVLLLFGVIHAFLIWYGDILITYAVMGFLLIGLIRLPSSWLMSFGAVIYMVPHLLMQAILFIAATADPNTYVGYMEIESSIQSYQTGNFAEIFSQRLADWSYSNNLVRYVFLIFTILPFLMFGAAAAKWRLIERTKEKQTLWIVLAIIPLLIGLVLKSTPYVFGTNYAFVYLQDIFGGPLVAIGYAAVIALTVQNQRLQKLFSPIAKVGRMSLTTYITQSILATFIFYSYGLGLYGKVDLLTGSLIAFGIFVVQIIFAELWFEKFSRGPLEILWRKWTYGNNFEKTNNSKP, from the coding sequence TTGAACTTACAGCCGGTTTCCACCAATGAACGAATAAAAGCGATTGACTTGATGAGAGGATTTTCGCTTTTAGGTATCTTACTTATTAATATGCTGGCTTTCCATTCACCTCTATCCTATATCGACCCTTACAAATGGTTTAACGGGAGTGTTAATGAAGAGATCTATTTGGTGATTGATATTTTCATCCAGGCTAGTTTCTATCCTTTGTTTGCGATGTTGTTTGGCTACGGTTTAGCTATGCAGTATATGCGGGCAGAAGCTATAGGACGACCTTTTATGCCACTTGCATTCAAGCGACTGACGGTACTCTTGTTATTTGGCGTAATTCACGCTTTTCTTATTTGGTATGGTGATATTTTAATCACTTATGCAGTAATGGGCTTTTTATTAATCGGTTTGATACGATTGCCTTCTAGTTGGCTTATGAGTTTTGGCGCAGTCATTTATATGGTGCCTCACTTGTTAATGCAAGCGATTTTGTTTATCGCAGCAACGGCAGATCCGAATACTTATGTAGGGTATATGGAAATTGAAAGTTCGATTCAATCCTATCAAACGGGAAACTTTGCAGAGATTTTCAGTCAGCGATTGGCTGATTGGTCTTATAGCAACAATTTAGTTCGCTATGTGTTCTTGATTTTTACCATTCTGCCTTTTCTTATGTTTGGAGCAGCAGCAGCAAAATGGCGCCTAATCGAACGCACAAAGGAAAAACAAACTCTTTGGATCGTGTTAGCGATTATTCCGTTGTTAATTGGTCTAGTATTAAAAAGTACACCTTATGTATTTGGCACAAACTACGCTTTTGTTTATTTACAAGATATATTCGGGGGGCCACTTGTAGCAATCGGTTATGCAGCGGTAATAGCATTAACGGTTCAAAATCAACGGTTGCAAAAATTGTTTTCACCAATTGCTAAAGTAGGTCGCATGTCATTAACGACTTATATAACCCAATCGATTTTAGCTACCTTTATTTTTTATTCGTATGGATTAGGTTTATATGGAAAAGTTGATTTGTTAACAGGGTCTTTGATTGCTTTTGGTATTTTTGTCGTGCAGATAATATTTGCAGAACTTTGGTTTGAAAAATTTTCGCGTGGCCCACTCGAAATTCTCTGGAGAAAGTGGACTTACGGAAATAATTTCGAAAAAACTAACAATTCAAAACCCTGA